The following are encoded together in the Montipora capricornis isolate CH-2021 chromosome 5, ASM3666992v2, whole genome shotgun sequence genome:
- the LOC138049095 gene encoding uncharacterized protein, which produces MNLNFPTRSNCFPLRSLPDVIISHITQFLAPKDLGNMLRVNRYFRRLFSAPYFWREITVIVCLSKTEGKSKKIEPWILQGIKSRGITELVIQNSKCDKENDVIEVILRSLGSQLERISFAFTGLSIFPILRKAAVAGNWKLKKIDLRDIHWMTSYEQFTGVLQQLPGLEEIILGYNLGGVRPSLRSTFSPGGRAFELKLGMDLLRGLNCFAAKLTSISLIHVALVEAHFKALISNPNIQVLTLASIYIASRGIQDNQETKSVGCPSLTSLEVTDCPLVVTETLLSWIFPGSAHNETLTSLNVTRCHVSSFFTILPRLPALTKLNLTGTRLPGNLSEVVHILTKLEWVDLNGSTRIRGEELGELSKFVGKTLRYLGLAGLSVTDAQLRNVAPMFPALRTLDLSGCTGISDALLVEWYIKHDEKQWPRLRKLILKNCENITQEVVKSTRLRTRNQLLIDM; this is translated from the exons ATCATTACCAGATGTCATCATCTCCCACATCACTCAGTTTCTTGCTCCAAAAGACCTTGGAAACATGCTCAGGGTCAATCGATATTTCCGTCGATTGTTCAGTGCACCTTATTTCTGGAGGGAAATCACGGTGATCGTGTGTTTGTCAAAGACTGAGggaaaaagtaaaaagattgAACCTTGGATCCTGCAAGGAATTAAATCGAGAGGAATAACAGAATTGGTCATTCAAAATAGtaaatgtgacaaggaaaatGATGTTATAGAGGTTATACTGCGGTCATTGGGATCCCAGTTGGAAAGGATATCATTTGCTTTCACTGGCCTGTCCATTTTTCCTATCCTAAGGAAGGCTGCAGTTGCTGGTAATTGGAAGCTAAAAAAGATTGATTTGAGAGACATCCACTGGATGACATCATATGAACAATTCACTGGTGTCCTGCAACAACTACCGGGGCTAGAGGAAATAATACTTGGATACAATTTGGGTGGAGTGAGACCTTCTCTACGCTCGACTTTTTCTCCAGGTGGAAGGGCTTTCGAACTAAAG TTGGGGATGGATCTACTGAGAGGTCTTAATTGCTTTGCTGCCAAACTAACAAGTATTTCACTTATACATGTGGCTCTTGTGGAGGCCCATTTTAAGGCTCTGATATCAAATCCAAATATACAAGTATTAACTCTGGCCTCCATTTACATTGCCAGTAGAGGTATTCAag ATAATCAAGAAACAAAGTCCGTTGGTTGTCCCAGTTTGACCTCGCTAGAAGTAACTGACTGTCCGCTGGTCGTGACAGAGACTTTACTCTCTTGGATATTTCCCGGCTCCGCGCATAACGAGACCCTAACCAGCCTAAATGTAACTCGCTGTCATGTCTCCTCGTTCTTCACAATCCTTCCCAGACTACCAGCTTTGACAAAGCTAAATTTGACTGGCACAAGGCTCCCTGGAAACCTTTCAGAAGTTGTCCACATTTTGACAAAGTTGGAGTGGGTGGATTTGAACGGCTCCACGAGGATAAGAGGCGAAGAACTTGGTGAACTTTCCAAGTTTGTTGGCAAGACCTTGCGTTACTTGGGTTTGGCGGGATTGAGTGTAACGGATGCTCAGTTGAGAAATGTGGCTCCCATGTTTCCTGCTCTAAGAACGCTTGATCTCAGTGGGTGCACGGGAATCTCTGATGCTCTCCTCGTGGAGTGGTACATCAAACACGATGAAAAACAGTGGCCGAGATTGAGAAAGCTCATTCTAAAAAACTGTGAAAACATAACTCAAGAGGTCGTGAAATCTACTCGACTTAGAACAAGAAATCAACTCTTGATTGATATGTGA